A single genomic interval of Methylobacterium bullatum harbors:
- the lcfB_1 gene encoding Long-chain-fatty-acid--CoA ligase: MRNHLFDLIRASLPADPASRTFIETGDGARISYSDMLDRSAAYASALKALGVKTGDRVAVQVEKSAEVVFLYLGAVRAGAVFLPLNTAYTAPEIAYFLSDAEASLFVCDPARLAALEPVAAEAKVSSLRTLDGAGRGTMAEVADEAGTDFADAERGPDDLAAILYTSGTTGRSKGAMLSHDNLASNAVTLVETWRFTADDVLIHALPVFHTHGLFVATNIVLLAGATAIFLPKFDPKQVLALMGRATAMMGVPTFYTRLLKEPGLTPEAAATIRLFVSGSAPLLAETHRDWQARTGHAILERYGMTETNMNTSNPYDGERIAGTVGLPLPGVSLRVVDPETGRALPADTVGMIEVKGPNVFQGYWRMPEKTASEFKADGFFITGDLGKVDERGYVHIVGRGKDLIITGGYNVYPKEVENEIDALPGVVESAVIGLAHADFGEGVTAIVVARPDAPGEQEILRILEGRLARFKCPKRVLFADELPRNAMGKVQKNLLREAHVDLYRR; this comes from the coding sequence ATGCGTAACCATCTCTTCGACCTCATCCGGGCGAGCCTGCCCGCCGATCCCGCCTCGCGGACATTCATCGAGACCGGCGACGGCGCGCGGATCAGCTATTCCGACATGCTCGACCGCTCGGCCGCCTATGCCTCCGCCCTCAAGGCGCTCGGGGTGAAGACGGGTGACCGCGTCGCCGTCCAGGTCGAGAAGAGCGCCGAGGTGGTGTTCCTTTATCTCGGCGCCGTTCGTGCCGGCGCCGTCTTCCTGCCGCTCAACACCGCCTATACGGCCCCCGAGATCGCGTATTTCCTGTCGGATGCCGAGGCGTCCCTGTTCGTCTGCGATCCCGCCCGGCTCGCGGCCCTTGAACCGGTCGCCGCCGAAGCGAAGGTCTCTTCTCTGCGTACCCTCGACGGGGCGGGACGCGGCACCATGGCGGAGGTGGCGGACGAGGCAGGGACCGACTTCGCGGATGCGGAACGCGGGCCCGACGATCTCGCGGCGATCCTCTATACATCGGGCACCACCGGGCGCTCGAAGGGCGCCATGCTCAGCCACGACAACCTCGCCTCCAACGCCGTCACCCTGGTAGAGACCTGGCGCTTTACCGCCGACGATGTGCTGATCCACGCCCTGCCGGTGTTCCACACCCACGGCCTGTTCGTGGCCACCAACATCGTTCTGCTGGCCGGGGCCACGGCGATCTTCCTGCCGAAATTCGACCCGAAGCAGGTGCTCGCCCTGATGGGCCGGGCGACCGCGATGATGGGCGTGCCGACCTTCTATACACGCCTGCTGAAGGAGCCGGGTCTGACCCCCGAGGCGGCGGCGACAATCCGCCTGTTCGTCTCCGGCTCGGCCCCGCTTCTCGCCGAGACGCACCGGGACTGGCAGGCCCGCACCGGCCACGCCATCCTCGAACGCTACGGCATGACCGAGACCAACATGAACACCTCGAATCCCTATGACGGCGAGCGCATCGCTGGCACGGTGGGGCTGCCCCTGCCGGGCGTCTCGCTCAGGGTGGTCGACCCCGAGACGGGAAGGGCATTGCCCGCCGATACGGTGGGGATGATCGAGGTGAAGGGCCCGAACGTGTTCCAGGGCTATTGGCGCATGCCCGAGAAGACGGCCTCCGAGTTCAAGGCAGACGGGTTCTTCATCACCGGCGACCTCGGCAAGGTCGACGAGCGCGGCTACGTCCATATCGTCGGACGCGGCAAGGATCTCATCATCACCGGCGGCTACAACGTGTATCCGAAGGAGGTCGAGAACGAGATCGATGCGCTTCCGGGCGTCGTCGAATCCGCCGTGATCGGCCTCGCCCATGCGGATTTCGGCGAGGGTGTGACTGCCATCGTCGTCGCCCGCCCGGACGCACCGGGAGAGCAGGAGATCCTCCGCATCCTCGAAGGGCGACTCGCGCGGTTCAAATGTCCCAAGCGCGTCCTCTTCGCCGACGAATTGCCGCGCAATGCCATGGGCAAAGTGCAGAAGAACCTGCTGCGCGAGGCGCATGTGGATCTCTACCGCCGCTGA
- the cobD_1 gene encoding Cobalamin biosynthesis protein CobD, translated as MTWTALAHPPDTLVVLGLALAIEAAAGYPDRLYKALGHPVTWIGRLIGWLDRTLNTGGGRRRRAAGILGLLILLGTVAAVSIAGTALAAAAGQIPAMLLLGLACASLPAQRSLHDHVARVAMGLRTEGLAGGRREVSMIVGRNPESLDEAGICRAAIESLSENFSDGIVAPAFWIGIGGLPGGALYKAINTADSMIGHRTPRHEAYGWASARLDDLVNLPASRLSAGLIATAALLHPGASAAGAFRAVRRDAGRHRSPNAGWPEAAMAGALGLRLAGPRMYGSEIVDDAWMGDGRAEAGPHDVERALALYRIACALLFGFVVLGASILKVAFL; from the coding sequence ATGACCTGGACCGCCCTCGCCCATCCGCCGGACACGCTCGTGGTGCTGGGTCTCGCTCTCGCCATCGAGGCGGCGGCGGGCTATCCGGACCGGCTCTACAAGGCGCTGGGCCATCCTGTCACCTGGATCGGCCGCCTGATCGGTTGGCTCGACCGGACCCTCAATACGGGCGGCGGGAGACGGCGGCGCGCGGCCGGGATCCTCGGTCTCCTCATCCTCCTGGGAACGGTCGCGGCGGTGTCGATCGCGGGAACGGCGCTCGCCGCCGCCGCGGGACAAATCCCGGCCATGCTGCTCCTCGGCCTCGCCTGCGCGAGCCTGCCGGCACAACGCAGCCTCCACGACCATGTGGCCCGCGTCGCCATGGGCCTCCGCACCGAAGGGCTGGCGGGCGGGCGGCGCGAGGTCTCGATGATCGTCGGGCGCAACCCGGAGAGCCTCGACGAAGCCGGCATCTGCCGCGCCGCGATCGAGAGCCTGTCGGAGAACTTCTCCGACGGCATCGTGGCCCCGGCATTCTGGATCGGGATCGGCGGCCTACCGGGAGGGGCCCTCTACAAGGCGATCAATACCGCCGACAGCATGATCGGCCACCGCACGCCCCGACACGAGGCCTATGGTTGGGCCTCGGCCCGCCTCGACGATCTCGTGAACCTCCCGGCCTCGCGGCTGTCGGCGGGGCTGATCGCTACGGCCGCTCTCCTTCATCCCGGCGCTTCGGCGGCGGGGGCGTTCCGCGCCGTCCGGCGCGATGCGGGACGGCACCGCTCGCCCAATGCCGGCTGGCCCGAGGCGGCGATGGCGGGCGCGCTCGGACTGAGGCTGGCAGGGCCGCGCATGTACGGCTCGGAGATCGTCGACGATGCCTGGATGGGCGATGGCCGGGCGGAGGCGGGTCCGCACGATGTGGAACGGGCGCTGGCCTTGTACCGCATCGCCTGTGCGCTGCTTTTCGGATTTGTCGTCCTTGGCGCATCTATACTCAAGGTTGCTTTTCTGTAA
- the msrB gene encoding Peptide methionine sulfoxide reductase MsrB, whose product MSETQSGTVERSEAEWREILTPDQYRVLREHGTERAGTSCLNAEKRPGTFHCAGCDAPLFENTTKFESGTGWPSFFDPIDGAVETTTDRSHWMVRTEVHCAHCKGHLGHVFDDGPAPTGLRYCMNGISLRFEPNA is encoded by the coding sequence ATGAGCGAGACCCAGTCAGGCACCGTCGAGCGCAGCGAAGCCGAGTGGCGGGAGATCCTGACGCCGGATCAGTACCGTGTCCTGCGCGAGCATGGCACGGAGCGCGCGGGCACGAGCTGCCTCAACGCCGAGAAGCGTCCCGGCACGTTCCACTGCGCCGGCTGCGATGCCCCGTTATTCGAGAACACCACGAAATTCGAATCCGGCACCGGTTGGCCGAGCTTCTTCGATCCCATCGACGGCGCTGTGGAGACGACGACCGACCGGAGCCACTGGATGGTGAGGACCGAAGTGCACTGCGCCCACTGCAAAGGTCATCTCGGCCACGTCTTCGATGATGGCCCGGCGCCGACGGGGCTGCGCTATTGCATGAACGGGATTTCACTGCGTTTCGAGCCGAATGCGTGA
- a CDS encoding putative transporter, whose translation MQPGTVSGHGFTARARFGLTLIAGGAVANIYYNQPLLAVLVSEFGERAALLVPTACLVGYGLGILGLVPLGDAWPRRTLIVAQLLGLSVALLGAALAPTLAFLTVACLLIGFLSSAAQQAVPFAAELAPDESRGRMVGQVMTGLLTGILLARTVSGFVGAHFGWRAVFFAAALVALVIAAVAAATLPKTKQTKPLRYRALMLSILHLVKTQPILRNASLSQGLLFASFNAFWATLALLVEAPPFDLTAAGAGLFGVIGVCGAFVAPLSGRYTDRKGARPVVVTGGALVLASFLVLWLGGEVSLVAVAVGVLLIDIGLNGALIANQTRAYALVPGARGRVNTVLFTVMFVFGALGAFAGSQAFLMAGWPGVCAVGALLSGGGLLVAIFDRSRTKPA comes from the coding sequence ATGCAGCCCGGCACCGTTTCCGGCCACGGCTTCACCGCCAGGGCGCGCTTCGGCCTGACCCTGATCGCCGGGGGCGCCGTCGCCAACATCTATTATAATCAACCGCTCCTCGCGGTTCTGGTGAGCGAGTTCGGCGAGCGCGCCGCGCTCCTCGTCCCCACCGCATGTCTCGTTGGCTACGGGCTCGGCATCCTCGGCCTCGTGCCCCTCGGGGATGCCTGGCCGAGGCGGACGCTCATCGTGGCGCAATTGCTCGGCCTGAGCGTGGCGCTTCTGGGTGCCGCCCTCGCGCCGACCCTCGCCTTTCTGACGGTCGCCTGCCTCCTCATCGGGTTCCTTTCCTCGGCCGCTCAGCAGGCGGTCCCCTTCGCCGCCGAACTCGCCCCCGACGAGAGCCGCGGCCGGATGGTGGGCCAAGTGATGACGGGCCTGCTCACCGGCATCCTCCTCGCCCGGACGGTGAGCGGCTTCGTGGGGGCGCATTTCGGTTGGCGCGCGGTGTTCTTCGCCGCCGCTCTCGTGGCCCTGGTCATCGCCGCCGTGGCGGCCGCGACGCTCCCGAAGACGAAGCAGACCAAACCGCTGCGCTACCGCGCACTGATGCTGTCGATCCTGCATCTGGTGAAGACTCAGCCCATCCTGCGCAATGCCAGCCTGTCGCAAGGCCTTCTGTTCGCGAGCTTCAATGCGTTCTGGGCGACCCTGGCCCTCCTGGTCGAGGCCCCGCCCTTCGATCTCACCGCCGCCGGCGCCGGCCTGTTCGGGGTGATCGGAGTCTGCGGCGCCTTCGTCGCCCCGCTCTCCGGACGCTATACCGACCGGAAGGGCGCCCGGCCGGTGGTCGTCACGGGCGGCGCCCTGGTGCTCGCCTCGTTTCTCGTCCTTTGGCTCGGGGGCGAGGTCTCGCTTGTGGCGGTGGCCGTCGGCGTTCTCCTCATCGATATCGGTCTCAACGGCGCGCTCATCGCCAATCAGACCCGAGCCTACGCCCTCGTTCCCGGCGCCAGGGGCCGGGTCAACACCGTATTGTTCACGGTGATGTTCGTGTTCGGGGCGCTGGGGGCCTTCGCCGGCTCGCAGGCATTCCTGATGGCGGGGTGGCCCGGCGTCTGCGCGGTGGGTGCCCTGCTCTCGGGCGGGGGCCTCCTCGTGGCGATCTTCGACCGGTCGCGGACCAAGCCCGCCTGA
- the cobD_2 gene encoding Threonine-phosphate decarboxylase, which translates to MSGTEEANGRGGPIAHGGDLDAAQALFPHAELPWIDLSTGINPVPYPCPPLEASAFRRLPSRADLNALCAAAAHAYGVADPARVAAAPGTQILIETLPRLRPHSRVAVIGPTYAEHEAAWLRGGHAVTVVPDPAQAEGADVVVVVNPNNPDGRTWEAGRLFNLAGRIAERGGWLVVDEAFIDLEAVESLAPRAGPGLVVLRSFGKTYGLAGIRLGFALAEPALALRIGAALGPWAVPGPALAIGRAALSDGAWLREAAIDRHADALRLDRLLAFRGGRIVGGTCLFRTAAFDDAPSLFRRLGEAGIYVRRFEANPHWLRFGLPADKGEWCRLSRALKPA; encoded by the coding sequence ATGAGCGGGACGGAGGAGGCGAACGGTCGTGGCGGGCCCATCGCCCATGGGGGCGATCTCGATGCCGCCCAGGCGCTGTTCCCCCACGCCGAACTGCCCTGGATCGACCTCTCCACCGGGATCAATCCGGTCCCGTATCCCTGTCCGCCGCTGGAGGCCAGCGCGTTCCGGCGACTTCCCTCCCGCGCCGACCTGAACGCCCTGTGCGCCGCCGCCGCCCATGCCTATGGCGTCGCCGATCCGGCCCGGGTCGCGGCGGCGCCCGGCACGCAGATCCTCATCGAGACCCTGCCACGCCTGAGGCCGCATTCGCGCGTGGCCGTCATCGGTCCCACCTATGCCGAGCACGAAGCGGCGTGGCTCCGGGGCGGCCATGCCGTGACGGTGGTGCCCGATCCGGCGCAGGCCGAGGGGGCGGACGTCGTCGTCGTCGTCAACCCGAACAATCCCGATGGCCGGACCTGGGAGGCGGGCCGTCTCTTCAACCTGGCGGGACGGATCGCCGAGCGCGGAGGCTGGCTCGTGGTCGACGAGGCCTTCATCGACTTAGAGGCGGTGGAATCCCTCGCACCGCGAGCAGGTCCCGGTCTCGTCGTGTTGCGCTCCTTCGGCAAGACCTATGGCCTCGCCGGCATCCGTCTCGGCTTCGCCCTCGCCGAGCCGGCGCTAGCCCTGCGGATCGGCGCGGCGCTCGGACCCTGGGCGGTGCCGGGACCGGCGCTCGCCATCGGCCGGGCGGCCTTGTCCGATGGGGCCTGGCTGCGGGAGGCGGCCATCGATCGTCACGCCGACGCGCTGCGCCTCGATCGGCTGCTCGCCTTCCGGGGAGGGCGCATCGTCGGCGGTACCTGCCTGTTCCGCACGGCTGCGTTCGACGACGCGCCAAGTCTTTTCCGGCGTCTCGGCGAGGCCGGGATCTATGTCCGCCGGTTCGAGGCCAACCCGCACTGGCTGCGCTTCGGTCTGCCGGCGGACAAGGGCGAATGGTGTCGACTGTCCCGCGCCCTCAAACCCGCCTGA